A part of Bosea sp. (in: a-proteobacteria) genomic DNA contains:
- a CDS encoding aminotransferase, with translation MSFSINPLLVDTGTPPIPEAKSWLAAYDGRHGPAIDLSQAAPGSAPPSALLERAALLGGSADAARYGPIQGDMILREALARDLSTTYGGAFSPADIAITAGCNQAFVTVMMALACAQDAVIVPTPWYFNHQMTLGMLGIAVQPLATSASCGFAPDVEAARALIDHRTRAIVLVTPNNPTGAVYPAVLIAAFADLCRQSGIALVLDETYRDFMPAGADQPHALFGSADWRDTLIHLYSFSKAWAVPGWRLGAIVAGEERQAQIGKVLDCIQICPARPGQAALGWGIDALPGFRETNRQDINSRAAAFRRAMSELNDWSVDQSGAYFAYVRHPFADTHAVQVAEMLARRWGVLALPGSYFGPGQDGHLRMAFANVGRGQIAEAVSRLALASRR, from the coding sequence ATGAGCTTTTCCATCAATCCGCTGCTGGTCGACACCGGCACCCCGCCCATCCCCGAGGCCAAGAGCTGGCTGGCCGCGTATGACGGACGGCACGGCCCCGCAATAGACCTGTCGCAGGCAGCGCCCGGCTCCGCGCCGCCCTCCGCACTGCTGGAGCGGGCCGCGCTCTTGGGCGGCAGCGCCGATGCGGCGCGCTATGGCCCGATCCAGGGCGACATGATCCTGCGCGAGGCGCTGGCGCGAGACCTGAGCACAACCTATGGCGGCGCGTTCTCGCCGGCCGACATCGCCATCACCGCCGGCTGCAACCAGGCCTTTGTCACCGTGATGATGGCCTTGGCCTGCGCTCAGGACGCGGTGATCGTGCCTACGCCATGGTATTTCAACCATCAGATGACCCTTGGCATGCTCGGCATCGCGGTCCAGCCGCTCGCCACGAGCGCTTCCTGCGGCTTCGCGCCCGATGTCGAGGCGGCCCGCGCGCTCATTGACCACCGCACCCGGGCCATCGTCCTCGTCACGCCCAACAATCCGACCGGCGCGGTCTATCCCGCCGTCCTCATCGCTGCCTTCGCCGACCTGTGCCGGCAATCCGGCATCGCGCTCGTGCTCGACGAAACCTATCGCGATTTCATGCCGGCGGGCGCGGACCAGCCTCACGCGCTGTTCGGCAGCGCCGATTGGCGTGACACTCTGATCCACCTCTACAGCTTCTCGAAAGCCTGGGCCGTCCCGGGCTGGCGGCTGGGCGCCATCGTGGCCGGAGAGGAACGGCAGGCGCAGATCGGCAAGGTGCTTGACTGCATCCAGATCTGCCCCGCCCGCCCCGGCCAGGCGGCCCTGGGCTGGGGCATCGACGCGCTGCCCGGTTTTCGCGAGACGAACCGGCAGGACATCAACAGCCGCGCCGCAGCCTTCCGCCGCGCCATGAGCGAGCTCAATGACTGGTCCGTCGACCAGTCCGGCGCCTATTTCGCCTATGTGCGCCATCCCTTTGCGGATACGCATGCCGTGCAGGTGGCCGAGATGCTGGCGCGGCGTTGGGGGGTTCTGGCGCTGCCGGGTTCCTATTTCGGGCCAGGACAGGATGGCCACCTGCGCATGGCCTTCGCCAATGTCGGCCGGGGCCAGATCGCCGAAGCTGTGTCCCGTCTGGCGCTCGCCAGCCGGCGCTGA
- a CDS encoding ETC complex I subunit, producing MTARIYRPAKTAMQSGAAKTRWLLEHEPESPRQVEPLMGWTSSGDMKSQIKLWFDSAEEAIAYAERNGIAYCVERTAESSRKGMSYSDNFKFTRVGQWTH from the coding sequence ATGACCGCACGGATTTATCGACCCGCGAAGACAGCGATGCAATCGGGCGCGGCCAAGACGCGCTGGCTGCTCGAGCATGAGCCGGAGTCGCCGCGCCAGGTGGAGCCACTGATGGGCTGGACCTCGTCAGGCGATATGAAATCCCAGATCAAGCTCTGGTTCGACAGCGCCGAAGAGGCCATCGCCTATGCCGAGCGCAACGGCATCGCCTATTGCGTCGAGCGCACGGCGGAGTCGTCTCGCAAGGGCATGTCCTATTCGGACAACTTCAAGTTCACGCGTGTCGGCCAGTGGACGCATTGA
- a CDS encoding amino acid ABC transporter permease translates to MRSGKARRGTAAEKAKPKPPEGRGRTLSIQDAPETGKASLLYDPKIRGYVYQVLLIGVVGFIFYEAISNVIENLERQKIARGLGFWNNTAGFDINQALFPYTSTSSYGDAFWVGLLNTLLVAAIGIVLATILGFIVGIARLSRNWIIAKAAMVYVEVIRNLPLLLQLLFWYNAVLKPLPGPRQSITMPAGVMLNNRGLFVPEPVFGAGAGLIGAAFLLAVFGSLAFYMWAKKVQAETGKIHPVGWVTFAALTLLPLLAYFVMGRPVSFNYPALAGFNVRGGITVYPEFVALLLGLVTYTAGFIAEVVRAGILAVSRGQWEAADSLGIPYGRTLSAVVIPQAMRVIIPPLTSNYLNLTKNSSLAVAIGYPDLVQVFAGTVLNQTGQAVEIIGITMAVYLTISLLTSMFMNYYNSRMALVER, encoded by the coding sequence ATGCGAAGCGGGAAAGCAAGACGAGGCACGGCCGCCGAAAAGGCAAAGCCCAAGCCTCCGGAAGGAAGGGGCAGGACATTGTCGATTCAAGATGCACCGGAGACCGGCAAAGCTTCTTTGCTGTATGATCCAAAAATCCGTGGCTACGTCTACCAGGTGTTATTGATCGGTGTGGTGGGCTTTATTTTCTATGAGGCCATCAGCAATGTCATTGAAAACCTCGAACGCCAGAAAATCGCGCGCGGCCTCGGCTTCTGGAACAACACGGCCGGCTTTGACATCAACCAGGCGCTTTTCCCCTACACCTCGACCTCGAGCTATGGCGACGCCTTCTGGGTCGGCTTGCTGAACACGCTGCTGGTCGCGGCGATCGGCATCGTGCTCGCCACCATTCTCGGCTTCATCGTCGGCATCGCGCGGCTGTCGCGCAACTGGATCATCGCCAAGGCCGCGATGGTCTATGTCGAGGTGATCCGCAACCTGCCGCTGCTGCTGCAGTTGCTGTTCTGGTACAATGCCGTGCTCAAGCCGCTGCCCGGCCCGCGGCAGTCCATCACCATGCCGGCAGGCGTGATGCTGAATAATCGCGGCCTGTTTGTGCCCGAGCCTGTCTTCGGTGCGGGTGCAGGGCTTATCGGCGCGGCTTTCCTGCTGGCCGTGTTCGGCTCTCTTGCGTTCTATATGTGGGCGAAGAAGGTCCAGGCGGAGACCGGCAAGATCCATCCGGTCGGCTGGGTCACGTTCGCGGCCCTCACGCTCCTGCCTTTGCTGGCCTATTTCGTGATGGGCCGACCCGTATCATTCAACTATCCGGCGCTGGCCGGCTTCAATGTGCGCGGCGGCATCACGGTCTATCCGGAGTTCGTGGCCCTGCTGCTTGGCCTTGTCACCTACACCGCGGGCTTCATCGCGGAAGTGGTGCGCGCCGGCATCCTGGCGGTGTCGCGCGGGCAGTGGGAGGCTGCGGATTCGCTGGGCATTCCCTATGGCCGCACGCTGAGCGCGGTGGTGATTCCGCAGGCGATGCGCGTCATCATCCCGCCGCTGACCTCGAACTATCTCAACCTGACAAAGAACTCTTCGCTGGCGGTGGCGATCGGCTATCCGGACCTGGTGCAGGTCTTCGCCGGCACAGTGCTGAATCAGACGGGGCAGGCGGTCGAGATCATCGGCATAACCATGGCGGTTTATCTCACCATCAGCCTGCTGACCTCGATGTTCATGAACTACTACAATAGCCGCATGGCGCTGGTCGAACGGTGA
- the metC gene encoding cystathionine beta-lyase, translating to MKKVSLEGLKRFRERTRIVMAGRDPEDSYGFVNPPIVRGSTVVYQSLDAFLERKARYMYGTLGNPTLDALELALNAMEGGAGVVVCPSGLLACTLPLLATLSAGDHMLVTDSVYRPTRTFCEGMLKRMGVEVTYYDPLLGADIAALFRPNTRVVFTEAPGSQTFEMQDIPAIAAVAHERGALVIMDNTWATPLYFDSHEAGVDLSIQAGTKYYAGHSDVLIGTVSARTPELYKRLRDAWEQLGVIVAPEDAFLTLRGIRTMPLRLREQEKAGLEIARWLAERPEVRQVLHPALESDPGHAIWKRDFTGASSLFSIVLNPAPRQAVAAMVDHLALFGMGASWGGYESLVLPFDCSTYRTVTKWEPGGPCIRIHIGLEDVEDLKEDLDAGFARLRAAM from the coding sequence ATGAAGAAAGTCTCGCTCGAAGGCCTCAAGCGCTTCAGGGAGCGCACCCGCATCGTCATGGCGGGCCGCGACCCCGAGGACAGCTACGGCTTCGTGAACCCGCCCATCGTCCGGGGCTCGACCGTTGTCTACCAGTCGCTCGACGCCTTCCTTGAGCGCAAGGCGCGCTATATGTACGGCACCCTGGGCAATCCCACCCTGGATGCGCTGGAACTGGCCCTTAACGCGATGGAAGGCGGCGCGGGCGTGGTGGTCTGCCCCTCGGGCCTTCTGGCCTGCACCCTGCCGCTGCTCGCCACGCTCTCGGCAGGCGACCACATGCTCGTCACCGACAGCGTCTACCGCCCCACCCGCACATTCTGCGAAGGCATGCTGAAGCGCATGGGCGTTGAGGTGACCTATTACGATCCGCTGCTAGGCGCTGACATCGCCGCGCTGTTCCGGCCGAACACGAGGGTCGTCTTCACAGAGGCGCCGGGCTCGCAGACCTTCGAGATGCAGGACATCCCCGCGATCGCGGCCGTCGCGCATGAGCGCGGCGCGCTTGTGATCATGGACAACACCTGGGCGACGCCGCTCTATTTCGACAGCCACGAAGCCGGCGTCGATCTCTCCATACAGGCCGGCACGAAATACTATGCCGGCCATTCCGACGTGCTCATCGGCACGGTCTCGGCGCGGACGCCGGAACTCTACAAGCGCCTGCGCGACGCCTGGGAGCAACTCGGCGTGATCGTCGCCCCGGAGGACGCCTTCCTGACCCTGCGCGGCATCCGGACCATGCCCCTGCGCCTGCGCGAGCAGGAGAAGGCCGGCCTTGAGATCGCCCGCTGGCTAGCCGAGCGTCCCGAGGTGCGGCAGGTGCTCCACCCGGCGCTCGAAAGCGACCCGGGCCATGCCATCTGGAAGCGCGATTTCACTGGCGCCTCCTCGCTTTTCTCGATCGTGCTCAACCCCGCGCCGCGGCAGGCAGTGGCCGCGATGGTGGATCATCTGGCGCTGTTCGGCATGGGCGCGTCATGGGGCGGCTATGAGAGCCTCGTCCTGCCCTTCGATTGCAGCACCTATCGCACCGTGACGAAATGGGAGCCCGGCGGCCCCTGCATCCGCATCCACATCGGCCTCGAGGATGTCGAAGACCTCAAGGAGGATCTCGACGCCGGCTTCGCACGCCTGAGGGCGGCGATGTGA
- a CDS encoding amino acid ABC transporter permease: MNVIASSNSAYVQSQALPQLPAPAGTKGAVHWIRTNLFSSPLNTILTLIALYIIATTIPAFVKFYVIDAVWTGSDRDACLRDKIGREVGACWAFVVDRYRYFIYGSYPVDQRWRVNIIFAAFLISIFWILWEKAPARSVGLFFFFGVLPVTAWMLLYGGARSEFWYMVIGAALFAWAIYGNVIAMRKGETGVFTRLDSLLKFGILAGMLVFGLAVGGQGLPVVETGLWGGILVTLLIASAGIVFSLPLGIALALGRRSKLPIIKMFSVIFIEFVRGVPLITVLFMANVMLPLFVPAEWSPDRLLRPLIGVALFAAAYMAEVVRGGLQAIPKGQYEGAMSLGLGYGQMMRFIVLPQALRIVIPGIVNTFIGLFKDTTLVTIIGIFDFMKTIEASLVDPEWATPTTRATGYAFAAIFYFICCWGMSRYSISVERKLAAGQKR; the protein is encoded by the coding sequence ATGAACGTCATAGCCTCCAGCAATTCCGCCTATGTGCAGAGTCAGGCGCTGCCGCAGCTTCCGGCGCCCGCCGGGACGAAGGGCGCCGTGCACTGGATCAGGACCAACCTGTTCTCCTCGCCCCTCAACACCATCCTGACGCTGATCGCGCTCTACATCATCGCGACGACGATCCCCGCGTTCGTGAAGTTCTACGTGATCGACGCGGTATGGACGGGCAGCGACCGTGACGCCTGCCTGCGCGACAAGATCGGCCGCGAGGTCGGCGCGTGCTGGGCCTTCGTGGTCGATCGCTATCGCTACTTCATCTACGGCTCCTATCCGGTCGATCAGCGCTGGCGCGTGAACATCATCTTTGCGGCGTTCCTCATCTCGATCTTCTGGATCCTGTGGGAGAAGGCGCCGGCGCGGTCCGTTGGCCTGTTCTTCTTCTTCGGCGTGCTGCCTGTCACCGCCTGGATGCTGCTCTATGGCGGGGCGCGCTCCGAGTTCTGGTACATGGTGATCGGAGCTGCGCTGTTCGCCTGGGCCATCTATGGCAACGTCATCGCCATGCGGAAGGGCGAAACGGGGGTGTTCACCCGCCTCGACAGCCTGCTCAAGTTCGGCATTCTTGCCGGAATGCTGGTCTTCGGGCTTGCCGTTGGCGGGCAGGGGCTGCCCGTCGTCGAGACCGGGCTTTGGGGCGGCATTCTGGTGACGCTGCTGATCGCCTCGGCGGGCATCGTGTTCTCCTTGCCGCTCGGCATCGCGCTGGCGCTGGGGCGGCGCTCGAAGCTGCCCATCATCAAGATGTTCTCGGTGATCTTCATCGAGTTCGTGCGCGGCGTGCCGCTCATCACCGTGCTGTTCATGGCCAATGTGATGCTGCCGCTGTTCGTGCCGGCCGAATGGTCGCCGGACCGGCTGCTGCGTCCGCTGATCGGTGTCGCGCTCTTCGCCGCCGCCTACATGGCGGAGGTGGTGCGCGGCGGCCTTCAGGCCATCCCTAAGGGCCAGTATGAGGGGGCGATGTCACTGGGCCTCGGCTATGGCCAGATGATGCGCTTCATCGTGCTGCCGCAGGCGCTGCGAATCGTCATCCCCGGCATCGTCAACACCTTCATCGGCCTGTTCAAGGACACGACGCTGGTGACGATCATCGGCATCTTCGACTTCATGAAGACGATCGAGGCGTCGCTGGTCGACCCGGAATGGGCCACGCCTACCACACGCGCGACGGGCTACGCCTTCGCGGCCATCTTCTACTTCATCTGCTGCTGGGGCATGTCGCGCTACTCGATTTCCGTCGAGCGTAAGCTTGCGGCCGGCCAAAAACGCTAG
- a CDS encoding cold shock domain-containing protein, whose translation MIDDRDRKMMSYVRTGLLDSGDSAHGGELEQGIEIGGRVKWFDVTKGFGFLVPDQGGSDILLHVTILKRDGFGTVSEGSRVVVEAVPRQKGRQAVRVISVDNSTALHPAELPLPRTHVQVTPTSGYERVMVKWFNRLRGFGFVTRGEGHPDIFVHMEVLRRYGIQDLTPGQFVFVRFGDGPKGQMAAEVRLDGTANGPPVS comes from the coding sequence ATGATCGACGATCGGGACAGGAAAATGATGAGTTATGTCCGAACAGGTCTGTTGGACTCCGGGGATTCCGCGCATGGGGGCGAGCTGGAGCAGGGCATCGAGATCGGTGGTCGCGTGAAGTGGTTCGACGTGACCAAGGGCTTCGGCTTCCTCGTTCCGGACCAGGGCGGCTCCGACATCCTGCTGCATGTGACCATCCTCAAGCGCGATGGCTTCGGAACGGTGTCGGAGGGCTCCCGCGTGGTGGTCGAGGCCGTGCCGCGGCAGAAGGGGCGGCAGGCGGTGCGCGTGATTTCGGTGGATAACTCCACCGCTCTGCATCCGGCTGAACTGCCCCTGCCGCGCACCCATGTGCAGGTCACGCCGACCTCCGGCTATGAGCGTGTGATGGTGAAGTGGTTCAACCGACTGCGCGGCTTCGGCTTCGTCACGCGCGGCGAAGGCCACCCGGACATATTCGTGCATATGGAAGTGCTGCGTCGCTACGGCATCCAGGATCTGACTCCGGGCCAGTTCGTGTTCGTGCGTTTCGGCGACGGGCCAAAGGGGCAGATGGCTGCCGAGGTGCGCCTTGACGGCACCGCGAACGGGCCACCGGTCAGCTGA
- a CDS encoding NAD-dependent deacetylase produces MVASADAAAQIERLAAMVRQARSVVAFTGAGISTECGVPDFRSPGSPWMQNKPIPFDAFVASPEARKEAWRRKFAMDDAFAGARPGRGHRALAHLVNTGRMPAIITQNIDGLHQDAGVEPVRVIELHGNGTYAACLDCERRHELPPLRAAYERAGTPPRCEACDGIVKSATISFGQPMPQAELRRARDVAEACDLFLAIGSSLVVYPAATLPLLAKRAGAALVIVNGEPTDYDPIADLVVRSDIGEALEPLLRVE; encoded by the coding sequence ATGGTGGCGAGCGCAGACGCCGCAGCGCAGATCGAGCGGCTTGCGGCAATGGTGCGGCAGGCCAGGAGCGTGGTGGCGTTCACCGGCGCCGGCATCTCGACCGAGTGCGGCGTGCCCGATTTCCGCTCGCCGGGCAGCCCTTGGATGCAGAACAAGCCGATTCCCTTCGATGCCTTCGTCGCGAGCCCAGAGGCGCGCAAGGAAGCCTGGCGGCGCAAGTTCGCCATGGACGACGCATTCGCCGGCGCGCGCCCGGGGCGCGGCCACAGGGCGCTGGCGCATCTGGTCAACACCGGCCGGATGCCCGCCATCATCACCCAGAACATCGACGGGCTGCATCAGGATGCGGGCGTCGAGCCCGTCCGCGTGATCGAGCTGCATGGCAACGGCACCTATGCCGCCTGCCTCGACTGCGAGCGGCGCCACGAATTGCCGCCGCTTCGCGCGGCCTATGAGCGGGCGGGAACGCCGCCGCGCTGCGAGGCCTGCGACGGAATCGTCAAGAGCGCGACGATCAGCTTCGGCCAGCCCATGCCGCAGGCGGAACTGCGGCGCGCCCGCGACGTTGCGGAGGCATGCGACCTGTTCCTCGCCATCGGCTCTTCGCTGGTGGTCTATCCAGCCGCCACGCTGCCGCTGCTCGCCAAGCGGGCGGGTGCCGCGCTGGTGATCGTCAACGGTGAGCCTACAGACTATGATCCGATCGCGGATCTGGTGGTGCGCAGCGACATCGGCGAGGCCCTCGAACCACTCCTAAGGGTTGAGTGA
- a CDS encoding amino acid ABC transporter substrate-binding protein produces MKILMTGLVAGAAMAMAVSAASAQQRSQLEQVKARGALVCGVGTGLAGFGIPDAQGNWSGLDVDYCRAIAAAIFDDPSKVRFVPLTAQSRFTALQSGEVDVLIRNSTWTMSRDTALGISFLATNYYDGQGFMAKKSLGVTSALKLDGATVCVQQGTTTELNLADFFRRSNLKYTPVTFATNDETRNAYESGRCDAFTTDVSGLYAERLKLSQPDDHIVLPEVISKEPLASSVRANGDQQWANIVKWTHYAMINAEELGVTKANLAQQLTSANPEIRRMLGVEGKFGEGIGLTNDWAARIVKHIGNYGESFERNVGQGSRLKIGRGVNALWSNGGLQYAPPIR; encoded by the coding sequence ATGAAGATTTTGATGACCGGGCTCGTCGCCGGCGCGGCGATGGCCATGGCCGTTTCAGCCGCCAGCGCGCAGCAGCGTTCCCAGCTTGAACAGGTCAAGGCGCGCGGCGCGCTGGTCTGCGGCGTGGGCACCGGCCTCGCCGGCTTCGGCATTCCCGATGCGCAGGGCAACTGGTCGGGCCTTGATGTCGACTATTGCCGCGCCATCGCGGCCGCGATCTTCGACGATCCGAGCAAGGTCCGTTTCGTGCCGCTGACCGCGCAGTCGCGCTTCACCGCGCTGCAGTCGGGCGAAGTGGACGTGCTGATCCGCAACTCGACCTGGACCATGTCGCGCGACACGGCGCTCGGCATCAGCTTCCTTGCCACGAACTATTATGACGGCCAGGGCTTCATGGCCAAGAAGAGCCTGGGCGTGACCTCGGCGCTCAAGCTCGATGGCGCCACTGTCTGCGTGCAGCAGGGCACCACGACCGAACTGAACCTCGCGGACTTCTTCCGGCGCAGCAACCTGAAGTACACGCCCGTGACCTTCGCCACCAATGACGAGACGCGCAATGCCTATGAATCGGGCCGCTGCGACGCCTTCACCACCGATGTCTCGGGCCTTTATGCCGAGCGCCTCAAGCTGTCGCAGCCAGACGACCACATCGTCCTGCCGGAGGTCATCTCGAAGGAGCCGCTGGCGTCCTCCGTGCGCGCCAATGGCGACCAGCAGTGGGCGAACATCGTGAAGTGGACGCACTACGCGATGATCAACGCCGAGGAGCTTGGCGTGACGAAGGCCAACCTCGCGCAGCAGCTGACATCCGCCAACCCTGAGATCCGCCGCATGCTCGGCGTCGAAGGCAAGTTCGGCGAGGGCATCGGCCTGACCAATGACTGGGCCGCCCGCATCGTCAAGCATATCGGCAATTACGGCGAGAGCTTCGAGCGCAATGTCGGCCAGGGCTCGCGCCTGAAGATCGGCCGCGGCGTGAACGCGCTGTGGTCGAATGGCGGCCTGCAGTACGCGCCGCCGATCCGCTGA
- a CDS encoding pyridoxamine 5'-phosphate oxidase — protein MDISGIAAFADTLAAARADAWARFCEGVTNRRSPFHSPMIASVSPEGRPRVRVVILRGCEPARGLLRFHTDRRSAKFAELSARAEAAMTGYDAAAKIQVRVEGAVTLHVDDSVADAAWEGSRQFSRICYGTHPGPGSELAEAGAFTLPSADNDIAAGRANFCAVQLHVASLEWLYLAASGHRRAHFDLASEHPGRWLSP, from the coding sequence ATGGATATTTCAGGGATTGCAGCATTTGCGGACACTCTCGCCGCCGCCCGCGCCGATGCGTGGGCGCGGTTCTGCGAGGGCGTCACCAACAGGCGCTCGCCCTTCCATTCGCCCATGATCGCCAGCGTCTCGCCAGAGGGGCGCCCGCGCGTCCGGGTCGTGATCCTGCGCGGCTGCGAGCCGGCACGGGGATTGCTGCGCTTCCACACCGACCGGCGCAGCGCCAAGTTCGCCGAATTGTCGGCACGTGCCGAAGCCGCGATGACGGGCTATGACGCCGCCGCCAAGATCCAGGTCCGGGTCGAAGGCGCCGTGACGCTGCATGTCGACGATTCGGTTGCTGACGCGGCCTGGGAAGGCTCGCGCCAGTTCAGCCGCATCTGCTATGGCACCCATCCCGGACCTGGCTCGGAACTGGCCGAAGCGGGGGCATTCACCTTGCCCTCGGCCGATAACGACATCGCCGCGGGTCGCGCCAATTTCTGCGCGGTGCAGCTCCATGTCGCCAGCCTCGAATGGCTTTACCTGGCAGCCTCGGGCCACCGGCGTGCGCATTTCGATCTCGCCTCGGAGCATCCGGGACGCTGGCTCTCGCCCTGA
- a CDS encoding DUF192 domain-containing protein: MSRHAAGPTRRRAWLMVAAVALVALPGAALAQALETLTLVTASGRHDFQVEVMRTPEQLARGLMFRRFMPQDRGMLFDFQRVEPVSMWMQNTYIPLDMVFIRADGTVARIAEQTEPLSTRTIPSGEPVLGVLEVNGGMAARIGLKPGDKVDHPLFTRR, translated from the coding sequence ATGAGCCGCCATGCTGCGGGACCGACACGGCGGCGCGCATGGCTGATGGTCGCGGCGGTTGCGCTGGTTGCGCTGCCGGGGGCTGCCCTTGCCCAGGCGCTGGAGACCTTGACGCTGGTGACCGCCAGCGGCCGCCACGATTTCCAGGTTGAAGTCATGCGTACGCCCGAACAACTGGCGAGGGGGCTCATGTTTCGCCGGTTCATGCCCCAGGATCGTGGCATGCTGTTTGATTTCCAGCGCGTCGAGCCCGTTTCCATGTGGATGCAGAACACCTACATCCCGCTCGATATGGTCTTCATCCGTGCGGACGGAACCGTGGCGCGGATCGCCGAGCAGACCGAGCCGCTCTCGACGCGCACGATTCCCTCCGGCGAGCCGGTGCTGGGTGTGCTTGAGGTCAATGGCGGGATGGCCGCGCGCATCGGGCTCAAGCCTGGCGACAAGGTCGACCATCCGCTCTTCACGCGGCGCTGA
- a CDS encoding amino acid ABC transporter substrate-binding protein encodes MKFLVALAAGTAVAGSALAQTAPGPALKQVRDRGALVCGVGTGLAGFGIPDAQGNWSGLDVDYCRAIAAAIFDDPSKVRFVPLTAQSRFTALQSGEVDVLIRNSTWTMSRDTALGISFLATNYYDGQGFMAKKSLGVTSALKLDGATVCVQQGTTTELNLADFFRRSNLKYTPVTFATNDETRNAYESGRCDAFTTDVSGLYAERLKLSQPDDHIVLPEVISKEPLASSVRANGDQQWANIVKWTHYAMINAEELGVTKANLAQQLTSANPEIRRMLGVEGKFGEGIGLTNDWAARIVKHIGNYGESFERNVGQGSRLKIGRGVNALWSNGGLQYAPPIR; translated from the coding sequence ATGAAGTTTCTCGTAGCCTTGGCCGCCGGCACGGCCGTCGCCGGCTCCGCGCTGGCGCAGACCGCGCCCGGCCCGGCGCTGAAGCAGGTCCGCGACCGCGGCGCGCTGGTCTGCGGCGTGGGCACCGGCCTCGCCGGCTTCGGCATTCCCGATGCGCAGGGCAACTGGTCGGGCCTTGATGTCGACTATTGCCGCGCCATCGCGGCCGCGATCTTCGACGATCCGAGCAAGGTCCGTTTCGTGCCGCTGACCGCGCAGTCGCGCTTCACCGCGCTGCAGTCGGGCGAAGTGGACGTGCTGATCCGCAACTCGACCTGGACCATGTCGCGCGACACGGCGCTCGGCATCAGCTTCCTTGCCACGAACTATTATGACGGCCAGGGCTTCATGGCCAAGAAGAGCCTGGGCGTGACCTCGGCGCTCAAGCTCGATGGCGCCACTGTCTGCGTGCAGCAGGGCACCACGACCGAACTGAACCTCGCGGACTTCTTCCGGCGCAGCAACCTGAAGTACACGCCCGTGACCTTCGCCACCAATGACGAGACGCGCAATGCCTATGAATCGGGCCGCTGCGACGCCTTCACCACCGATGTCTCGGGCCTTTATGCCGAGCGCCTCAAGCTGTCGCAGCCAGACGACCACATCGTCCTGCCGGAGGTCATCTCGAAGGAGCCGCTGGCGTCCTCCGTGCGCGCCAATGGCGACCAGCAGTGGGCGAACATCGTGAAGTGGACGCACTACGCGATGATCAACGCCGAGGAGCTTGGCGTGACGAAGGCCAACCTCGCGCAGCAGCTGACATCCGCCAACCCTGAGATCCGCCGCATGCTCGGCGTCGAAGGCAAGTTCGGCGAGGGCATCGGCCTGACCAATGACTGGGCCGCCCGCATCGTCAAGCATATCGGCAACTACGGCGAGAGCTTCGAGCGCAATGTCGGCCAGGGCTCGCGCCTGAAGATCGGCCGCGGCGTGAACGCGCTGTGGTCGAATGGCGGCCTGCAGTACGCGCCGCCGATCCGCTGA